Proteins encoded within one genomic window of Thermodesulfobacteriota bacterium:
- a CDS encoding GPW/gp25 family protein gives MALDFLGRGLKFPFRFQRRSGGAQISSATSTEHEHIHESIIQILGTRPGERFMRPEFGSKLKDLVFEPNDEVLKGLIRHYVIDAVKRWEKRIVITGVSFDDSPSNKDRNLLPVRIAYRVIQSQVEGNLVYPFYREPRPSAPPRQFRSVAGK, from the coding sequence ATGGCCTTGGATTTTCTCGGACGCGGGCTGAAGTTCCCCTTCCGCTTTCAGCGGCGGTCCGGTGGCGCGCAGATCTCCTCGGCCACCTCCACCGAGCACGAACACATCCACGAGAGCATCATCCAGATTCTCGGCACCCGGCCGGGCGAACGGTTCATGCGCCCGGAATTCGGCTCGAAACTCAAGGACCTGGTGTTCGAACCGAACGATGAGGTGCTGAAGGGCCTGATCCGCCATTACGTGATCGACGCCGTGAAACGCTGGGAGAAACGGATCGTCATCACCGGTGTCTCCTTCGACGATTCCCCCTCGAACAAGGATCGCAATCTTCTCCCGGTCCGCATCGCCTATCGCGTCATCCAAAGCCAGGTGGAAGGCAACCTGGTCTATCCCTTCTACCGCGAACCGCGCCCATCCGCTCCGCCCCGACAGTTCCGCTCCGTCGCCGGTAAGTAA